One genomic segment of Belonocnema kinseyi isolate 2016_QV_RU_SX_M_011 chromosome 2, B_treatae_v1, whole genome shotgun sequence includes these proteins:
- the LOC117182931 gene encoding odorant receptor 94a-like, with amino-acid sequence NKFNKTFEEVLFTQFLASLIVICFSVFKISKGDFINYSTLIMLYTYIVCLLSQLYLYCFYGNELMIDANETKKSLLILMIRSRKPILISACSVTSVNLDSTIK; translated from the exons aacaaatttaataaaacatttgaagaaGTGTTGTTTACCCAATTTTTGGCAAGCTTGATTGTTATCTGCTTCAgtgtgtttaaaatttcaaagggaGATTTTATCAATTATTCTACTCTCATAATGCTTTATACATATATTGTTTGTTTGTTATCTCAACTCTACCTGTACTGCTTTTATGGCAATGAGCTAATGATTGACGCGA ATGAAACTAAGAAAAGTCTTCTCATTTTGATGATTCGCTCTAGGAAGCCTATTTTAATTTCTGCATGTTCTGTGACATCAGTGAATCTAGATTCCACAATAAAGTAG